One Lachnospiraceae bacterium C1.1 genomic region harbors:
- a CDS encoding transporter substrate-binding domain-containing protein produces MKKLVAIMLGIAVCASLTACGSSNSSQPAPDAKATEAAATGAAEADTASAGGEKHFTIATDTAFRPFEYTNAEGKFEGIDVDILAAIAKDQGFTYDLNSLGWDASIAACQAGQADGMIAGASITDERKESGWIFSDGYYNATQCVSVAASSDAKGFEDLSGTTVAVKTGTQGASYAESVKDQYGFEISYFEDSPTMYQAVIGGQCSGCFEDTPIIKAYIQQDGLELKTLDSTENEGSPYGFAVFSADKQELVDLFNAGLANIKANGEYDKIVKKYLGE; encoded by the coding sequence ATGAAAAAGTTAGTCGCAATTATGTTGGGAATTGCTGTGTGTGCATCTCTTACAGCGTGTGGAAGTTCTAACAGCAGTCAGCCTGCTCCTGATGCGAAGGCAACTGAAGCTGCTGCAACTGGGGCAGCAGAAGCCGATACAGCTTCAGCAGGAGGAGAAAAACACTTTACTATAGCAACAGATACAGCATTCAGACCTTTTGAATATACAAATGCAGAGGGAAAATTCGAGGGAATTGATGTGGATATCCTTGCAGCGATCGCCAAAGATCAGGGCTTTACCTATGATCTCAATTCACTTGGATGGGACGCTTCAATTGCAGCATGTCAGGCTGGTCAGGCTGATGGAATGATCGCAGGAGCTTCCATTACAGATGAAAGAAAAGAAAGCGGCTGGATTTTCTCTGACGGATATTATAATGCTACACAGTGCGTATCTGTAGCAGCTTCATCTGATGCGAAGGGCTTTGAGGATCTTTCCGGTACAACTGTAGCCGTAAAGACCGGTACACAGGGCGCAAGTTATGCTGAAAGTGTAAAAGACCAGTATGGATTCGAAATTTCTTATTTCGAGGATTCACCTACAATGTACCAGGCTGTTATCGGCGGACAGTGCTCAGGCTGCTTTGAAGATACTCCGATCATCAAGGCTTACATCCAGCAGGATGGTCTTGAATTAAAGACCCTTGACAGCACAGAAAACGAAGGCTCACCTTATGGTTTCGCTGTCTTCTCCGCAGACAAGCAGGAACTCGTAGATCTCTTCAACGCCGGTCTCGCCAACATTAAAGCCAACGGTGAATACGACAAGATCGTTAAAAAATATCTCGGTGAATGA
- a CDS encoding amino acid ABC transporter permease — MIEIITVYGRLMLTAMGQTLLLALCGLFFACILGLIFGIMSVVRNTACNVIATIFVDVIRGVPMIVLAYFIFFGIPFFWNNILKIGGLTLTALTAGTICLALNCGAYMAEIIRAGIQSVDKGQMEAARSLGLSYATSMRRVVLPQAIRTMIPSIINQFIITLKDTSILSVIGFPELVNTTKNVVAVTFKSFQAWIIAGAMYLIVITLLSRLAKNFERRLNRGRD; from the coding sequence ATGATTGAGATAATCACAGTTTACGGAAGACTAATGCTGACAGCGATGGGGCAGACATTGCTGCTGGCTTTGTGCGGGCTCTTTTTCGCGTGCATTTTAGGTCTTATTTTTGGAATAATGAGCGTAGTCAGGAATACTGCCTGTAACGTTATAGCAACGATATTCGTTGATGTGATAAGAGGCGTACCGATGATAGTGCTTGCTTATTTCATATTTTTTGGAATCCCCTTCTTTTGGAATAATATACTAAAGATCGGTGGACTTACACTTACGGCGCTTACTGCCGGAACCATATGTCTGGCACTCAATTGCGGTGCATATATGGCGGAGATCATCAGAGCAGGAATACAGAGCGTGGATAAGGGACAGATGGAGGCTGCGAGATCACTTGGACTCTCATATGCAACATCAATGAGAAGAGTAGTTTTGCCGCAGGCGATCAGAACAATGATACCAAGTATCATAAATCAGTTCATTATTACTCTTAAGGATACATCAATCCTTTCGGTTATTGGCTTCCCTGAGCTTGTTAATACCACGAAAAATGTTGTTGCTGTTACATTCAAATCCTTTCAGGCGTGGATCATTGCCGGCGCAATGTATCTGATAGTTATAACATTGCTTTCGAGGCTGGCAAAGAATTTTGAGAGGAGGCTGAATCGTGGCAGAGACTAA
- a CDS encoding amino acid ABC transporter ATP-binding protein, which produces MAETNKSKSPRIQVSHLSKKFGELEVLKDISMDIEEGEVVVILGPSGSGKSTFLRCLNRLETASGGSILINGYDICDKKIDINKARENIGMVFQHFNLFNNMDVMGNMMLAPTELKKFSKTEAAKRAEDLLTRVGMQDKIHAFPSQLSGGQKQRVAIARALAMNPNVMLFDEPTSALDPEMVGEVLAVMKQLAGEGMTMIVVTHEIGFAREVANRVVFMEGGYIVEEGSPDEVINHPKEARTIDFLSKVL; this is translated from the coding sequence GTGGCAGAGACTAATAAAAGTAAAAGTCCGAGAATTCAGGTTTCCCATTTGAGTAAGAAATTTGGAGAACTTGAAGTCTTAAAAGATATAAGCATGGATATCGAGGAAGGCGAGGTTGTTGTTATTCTCGGACCTTCGGGATCAGGAAAATCCACTTTTTTAAGATGCCTTAACAGGCTTGAAACAGCCAGCGGCGGAAGTATTCTTATAAATGGATATGATATTTGCGATAAAAAAATTGATATAAATAAGGCTCGTGAAAATATCGGTATGGTATTCCAGCATTTTAATCTCTTTAATAACATGGATGTTATGGGAAATATGATGCTTGCACCTACGGAATTAAAGAAATTTTCCAAAACTGAAGCGGCAAAAAGAGCTGAAGATCTTTTGACGCGGGTAGGGATGCAGGATAAGATCCATGCTTTTCCTTCCCAGCTTTCCGGGGGACAGAAACAACGTGTTGCTATTGCAAGAGCATTGGCGATGAATCCGAATGTAATGCTTTTTGACGAGCCTACATCTGCACTTGATCCTGAAATGGTAGGTGAAGTTTTAGCTGTAATGAAACAGCTTGCAGGTGAAGGAATGACGATGATCGTAGTCACACACGAGATCGGATTTGCAAGAGAAGTAGCCAATAGAGTTGTCTTTATGGAGGGTGGATATATTGTCGAAGAAGGCAGCCCTGATGAAGTTATCAATCACCCTAAAGAGGCCAGAACCATTGATTTCTTAAGCAAAGTTCTTTGA
- a CDS encoding LacI family DNA-binding transcriptional regulator, whose product MREKNITIYDIANEAGVSVATVSRVMTGKAKVSADKKDRVNSIIEKYSFKPNALAKGLTDTSRKLIGIMAADIQNPFYATLTASCSKAAEKAGYTVMMCNSDGDESQQTEQLEKLRQQQVDAIIQLGGFTDELVSNSDYVKLVNKICQTTPVVVTGKLDGSSCRRVNIDERKAVSLILDYLISLDHKKIALVGGHMEVTSTYEKYQKYLEILQEKNIEFNPDYVIQGGYSYDEGYRCAKDLMKVKNLPSAIIAINDISAAGVSRAVREAGLKIPKDISLVSYDNTYICSLFMPQLTSVGYDYAAFGEALVNTAIKSSLKDNIPLLQKIEPKLFIRESCAKAK is encoded by the coding sequence ATGCGCGAGAAAAACATCACAATATACGATATAGCGAACGAAGCAGGTGTTTCTGTCGCCACTGTTTCAAGAGTAATGACCGGAAAAGCAAAGGTCAGTGCTGATAAAAAAGATCGTGTCAATTCTATAATTGAAAAATACAGTTTTAAGCCTAATGCACTTGCAAAAGGACTCACTGATACGTCCAGAAAATTAATAGGAATAATGGCTGCTGACATCCAGAACCCTTTTTATGCGACTTTAACGGCGTCATGTTCAAAAGCTGCGGAAAAAGCCGGTTATACAGTAATGATGTGTAATTCTGACGGAGACGAATCGCAGCAGACGGAGCAATTAGAAAAGCTCAGGCAGCAGCAGGTTGATGCGATAATCCAGCTTGGAGGTTTCACAGATGAACTTGTTTCTAATAGTGACTATGTAAAGCTTGTAAATAAAATCTGCCAGACAACTCCTGTAGTTGTGACAGGAAAACTTGACGGAAGTTCCTGCAGACGCGTGAATATTGATGAGAGAAAAGCTGTTTCTCTTATACTTGACTACTTAATTTCTCTGGATCATAAAAAAATCGCCCTGGTGGGCGGCCATATGGAAGTAACCTCAACTTACGAAAAATATCAGAAATATTTAGAGATCCTTCAAGAAAAGAATATCGAATTTAATCCGGATTATGTTATACAGGGCGGATACAGCTATGATGAGGGTTATAGATGTGCAAAGGATTTAATGAAAGTTAAAAATCTGCCATCTGCGATAATCGCAATTAATGATATTTCTGCTGCCGGAGTCAGCAGGGCTGTGAGGGAAGCAGGACTTAAGATCCCTAAGGATATTTCACTTGTTAGTTATGACAATACTTATATATGTTCTCTTTTCATGCCTCAGCTTACCAGTGTGGGTTATGATTATGCAGCATTTGGTGAAGCCCTTGTAAACACTGCTATTAAATCATCCCTTAAAGATAATATACCTCTGCTGCAAAAAATTGAGCCAAAACTGTTTATCAGAGAAAGCTGCGCTAAAGCTAAATAA